The genomic segment AAGCCGTTCAACCTTAATAAAACAATTGAAAATATCATATATTCCAAGCTAGTAAAGAAAAATTACAGACTACGAAAAGAGCATAGCTCTGTCCTTCTACCTTTTTTTTCACTTTACTGTTGACCCTCAGCTGACTTTCAAATTATGTTCAATAACTTCATTTAACATTCTTCAAATAAAATATAGGCAGAGAAAACTTATGGCTAAGCAAACCGCACCAGAAAAGAAAAAACAGTACAAGGCAGAAAAACGCGAGAAGGCGATGATTGAAGGAATTCTTGAGGGAAGCCCTGATGCTATAGGCGTTGTAATCATTCGTATAGGCTGCGGCTGTCGTAAAATGGCCGCTATTGCCAAAGATGGCGAACCGGCATCCAAGGTGATCATTTACCGAGATGGAGCCACCAGCATCTGTGATAAGTGCAAGGAAGATGATGGCGCCTTTATGCGGGTGACCGAATCCTTTATTCACTGGGTAGAGCCAGAACCAAGCGATAAGAAAAAAAAAGAGATCGAGCTCAAGGTATTAGGCTCAGCACCGACCAACTAAGATCCGCCATAAGGATGCCCCTCCAACCAGACGAGGTGCATCCTTGCTGGAACAGTGAGAAGAGTTACGCTTTTTTCAAAGCGGCAGTAAGGGCATAGAAATGACCGGGAACTCGACTCTCAAAGCTCATCTCCTTCTTTGTATGCGGATGAGTTATGGTCAAATGGGCTGCATGCAGGGCAAGTCTTTTCATCTCATCGCTCTTAACCCCATAGATCTTATCGGCAATAATAGAGTGTCCCTTATCGGCAAGTTGAACACGCACCTGATGCTTCACCTCGGTCTTCGGTCGTAGACTCAGCAAACTATAGTTAGCAGAGTGCTGAAGCAGGCTGTACTCTGTTTCTGCAGGACGGGTCTTCTCACCGGCAACCGTCACATACATCTTATGAATCATGTTTTCTGCCAAATTTGCCCGCAACACCCCCTCTGTCTGCACAGGCACCCCATGCACAGCCGCCACATAAGAGACGTTAAAATCACTCCAATTATCGAGTAGATGACGTCTGGCCTTTTCTGTCTTGGCAAAGATGAGAAGCCCCGAGGCCTCCTTGTCCACATGATGGATGAGAAAGACCCTATTACTAGACTTGGCAACACCTTTTTTCACATAATTTGTCAGACGAAAATAGGCAGTATTTTCGTTGTCCTTATCTCTACTGGTGGTGGCAAGACCTGCTACCTTATCCACCAATATAATATCATTGTCTTCATAGACAATGGGTAAGCCCCTTGGCTGATATTTCTTGGGAGGGGCCTTAAATTTCTTATTCGTTTCCATAATTCATCTCTTTTATTTTCAGACAGGCAAGAAATACTTACCAAATAGACTACAAAGAACATTTTGTGCTTTGCTCTATACAAAGGAGTATAGGCAATTACAAGGGACTTTTCGTAGCTGAACAGCGGTACCTGGCAAGAAATTTATCCAGTTGATTGGCAAATTTTTGTCGATCAACCGAGCTCAGAGGCCGCGGACCACCCGTTTCTACCCCGCTTGCCCGCAGATATTCCATAAAATCCCGCATACTCAAACGAGAGGCAATATCTTCCCTTGAGAAAACCTCTCCCCGAGGCTGAGGACATATCCATCGCTATCAAGCACCCGAACTGCCAGAGGAATATCCGCTGTTAGCACCAGATCTCCTGCCTGCATCCGTTCAACAATTTCAGAATCTACCACATCAGGCCCCGAACCGACTCGATGCGACGAAATCCACGACAAAATCCACGACAAAATCCACGACGATTTTGGCACGGCAAGGTATCTATTTGCCACCAAAAGAACCTCCTGTTGCAGACGATCGGCAACCTTATATAGAATTTCCTTACATGCAACAGGGCAGGCATCTGCATCAACTCAAATCTTCATATTTGCCGCAGTTCTATTTTCCAAAAGAAGATTAAAAAAATAGGGCGTGCCAAGGACACCCCCTAGTTCAGACAACAGCTATACAATCTCCTCTCAGGCAGAGCCTAGAGAGTAAAACCAGGATCATCATCGCCCACAAGCTCACGCACCTCTTTTACCTTAAAGGTAACAAAGTATATGGTGTCACTAACAGGTAGTTCACAGTTTTTTGCGGGATGACGATGATACTTATTAACAAGTTCAGGATCGCTTGTCTCTTCAACAAGATCCAATTGTAGGCGAACGCCCCGATAATCATCGCCCTCTTCAATAAAAAGATATGCCGCCTGACCATTGGTCAGTAGGTTGCGATGGGATCGCTTATCAGCCATGACAAAACCCAATATGCCATCAGCCAGGCAGTGTGGATGAGAATAGATAGCACTGTCCACCCTGCCATTAGCATCTGCGGTGGCAAAGACAGCGGTCCCTCTGGTGTTTTCAAAATACTCTGCAAGTTTCATGATCTCCCCTCGTGAATTCCATAAAATAATCGAGATCCCATCGCCCCCTTGCACCGAATCTACGGCTGCAAAGAGTCTGGCTACAAAATCTCTATTCCTTGCCATTGAAAACCAACAATGATCTTATCACCCAAGGCAAGAGTGGGAAAAAAGCCTAGGGGCGAATGCGTATAGGCCTCTCATCATTGATCTACAAAACAATATCCAGACACTATTGGGATATCGTTACCAGTTGCCATCGCCTGCTCCAGACAATTTTACAGGAAAGACGATATAAACATTGTACCAAAACATCAGCAAATAAAATAACATTTTCCCAAAAGTATAGTGAGCAGAAAAGAGCTGACACGCATCTCCCTTTCAATTCAACAAAAAAGAGAAGCCGACCCGACAACTGTCGCCGGTCACAAGATCCATCTCGGAATAAAGAGACTCACAACTCACCATCGAAAAATGCCCCTCTACCATATGAACGAAGTGAACACCTAACTCCACATTCACCACTTAATATCATAATACAAAGACAAAACAACGACATTAGCCACTCTCTCCCCCTAAATATACTGCCTATACAGCCAGCACAGTATCCATATTTACCGAAAACCCCTCACAAGACAACGTAAACAGAACAAACAATGCCCGCTTAATCATTGCAAAGAAATATCAGCAGTGCTAGGCTAAGAAAACAGATCATCATTCATGTTAAATCTAAAATACGCGAACAGCAGGAGCTATGAAACCAACAAATACAGAAATCACCATTGAGGCATATGATATAAACGCCAGTAAATATGCCAATAAATTCATGGAATTCATACCATACCAAGAAAAGATCAAGCTCTTTCAAGAAAATTTCCTAACAGAGAACTCAAGCATTCTTGACCTCGGTTGCGGACCTGGAAACAATGCCAATTTTCTACTTAAGGCTGACAGAGGCTACCAAATCGAGGGGGTGGATCTGTCTGCCCAGATGATAGAGCTTGCCAAAAAAAATGCGCCCGATACCAATTTCAGAGTACAGGACATTCGCACCATCACCTCTGATAAGATGTACAATGCCATCATTGCCTCTTTTTGCATAGTCCACCTCGCGGACCAAGAAACCTCTTCCTTAATAGAGAAGATTGCAAAAATGCTCAAAGAGAATGGCCACCTCTACCTCAGCTTTATGGAGGGAAAAGTAGCGGGACTCGAGAGCACAAGCTTCTCTAAGGAGGACATCTTCTTTAACTACTATGAACGATCCGAACTGGTAAAGTTACTTGCTAGAAATGATCTTGAAACCGTGGAAATATTGGACGATGACTATAAAGAGGGGGATGGTTCTACCACCAAGGATGTTTTTATCTTTGCCCGGAAATGTTAGTTAGCGAGCAAAGGGTTTTGCAAGAGAGGCTGGTAAACGTCAGAACCTCTCCTTGTGATTGACACAGCCAACCTCCCTCTGCAAAAGGAAGGAGATAGTTATGCCTTCTTTGCCTGCCTACACCTCGCCAGAAAGCCCTCCGTCCACTGCGGAGTACCATCGGCATGGACATGGGTATACATGGCCAAGACATTTTTATAGCAGAGGCCATCACGACCATCCCTAAAACCTGTTCCCCGGGTCATCTTCAAACAGAGATCGGCGACATCACCATCCCAGCCAAGAACGGTGGAATAGCGAAATTCATGCCCCTTCACCTCAAGTCCCCGGGAATAGTAGGGATTTTCTCCCTCCACCTCAAAGATTGAATAGCCATGAGCCTGAGGTTTTTTTGACATGCCAAAACGGCTGGGAAAGATCCCGGCAAAGGTGAACTCCTCTTCACCCAACACCAGGGTCTGACCCAGATAAATCAGGCCGCCACACTCGGCATAGACGGGCATATCCGCTTCGACGGCATCCCGGAGGGAATGAAGAAAGGCCGTATTAGCGGCAAGGGCGGCAGCACTTGTCTCGGGAAAACCACCACCAATATAGAGCCCATCAAGCTCCGGCAGGACGGCATCATGAATAGCATCAAGGTAGACCAGTTCCGCCCCGCCTCGTTCAAGGGCCTCAAGGTTCTCTGAATAGTAAAACTGGAAGGCGGCATCACGAATCACGCCAATGCGAAGGGAAGGTGGCACGACTGGAGGCAGGAAACAGGAGTCTTTTTTGGCCTCAACCGACACCATCATCTCTTTTACCTGCTCCAGATCAAGATGTTCTTCGACCAAATCGGCAAGAAATTCCACGGCCGCATCACTGTCACCATACTCCTGATGGGGCACCATGCCCAGATGGCGCATGGGAAAGACCTCACGACGGGTGCGTGGAATCGTCCCCACCACAGGAATTCCCGTATACTTCTCAACGGCCTCAACCACGATCTTACGTTGGCGTCCCGTGGCTATTTGATTAAGGAC from the Desulfotalea psychrophila LSv54 genome contains:
- a CDS encoding RluA family pseudouridine synthase, translating into METNKKFKAPPKKYQPRGLPIVYEDNDIILVDKVAGLATTSRDKDNENTAYFRLTNYVKKGVAKSSNRVFLIHHVDKEASGLLIFAKTEKARRHLLDNWSDFNVSYVAAVHGVPVQTEGVLRANLAENMIHKMYVTVAGEKTRPAETEYSLLQHSANYSLLSLRPKTEVKHQVRVQLADKGHSIIADKIYGVKSDEMKRLALHAAHLTITHPHTKKEMSFESRVPGHFYALTAALKKA
- a CDS encoding pyridoxamine 5'-phosphate oxidase family protein, which gives rise to MKLAEYFENTRGTAVFATADANGRVDSAIYSHPHCLADGILGFVMADKRSHRNLLTNGQAAYLFIEEGDDYRGVRLQLDLVEETSDPELVNKYHRHPAKNCELPVSDTIYFVTFKVKEVRELVGDDDPGFTL
- a CDS encoding class I SAM-dependent methyltransferase, which translates into the protein MKPTNTEITIEAYDINASKYANKFMEFIPYQEKIKLFQENFLTENSSILDLGCGPGNNANFLLKADRGYQIEGVDLSAQMIELAKKNAPDTNFRVQDIRTITSDKMYNAIIASFCIVHLADQETSSLIEKIAKMLKENGHLYLSFMEGKVAGLESTSFSKEDIFFNYYERSELVKLLARNDLETVEILDDDYKEGDGSTTKDVFIFARKC
- a CDS encoding cobyrinate a,c-diamide synthase, which translates into the protein MKGTKGIVVAGLSGGSGKSIVSVGLTAALIRSGAEVVPFKKGPDYIDAGWLQEAAKGKCYNLDPFFMEEEAIRSSFVSRAAGADYAIVEGNRGLYDGVNVEGGFSTAELAINLGLPVLLVVNCTKTTRTIAALVLGCKLFDPRVNICGVVLNQIATGRQRKIVVEAVEKYTGIPVVGTIPRTRREVFPMRHLGMVPHQEYGDSDAAVEFLADLVEEHLDLEQVKEMMVSVEAKKDSCFLPPVVPPSLRIGVIRDAAFQFYYSENLEALERGGAELVYLDAIHDAVLPELDGLYIGGGFPETSAAALAANTAFLHSLRDAVEADMPVYAECGGLIYLGQTLVLGEEEFTFAGIFPSRFGMSKKPQAHGYSIFEVEGENPYYSRGLEVKGHEFRYSTVLGWDGDVADLCLKMTRGTGFRDGRDGLCYKNVLAMYTHVHADGTPQWTEGFLARCRQAKKA